In Priestia megaterium NBRC 15308 = ATCC 14581, the following proteins share a genomic window:
- the rpsG gene encoding 30S ribosomal protein S7: MPRKGPVAKRDVLPDPIYNSKLVSRLINKMMLDGKRGKSQAILYRAFDLVQERSGKEAMEVFDQALKNIMPVLEVRARRVGGSNYQVPVEVRPERRTTLGLRWLVNYARLRGEKTMEERLANEILDAANNTGAAVKKREDTHKMAEANKAFAHYRW; encoded by the coding sequence ATGCCACGTAAGGGACCTGTTGCAAAAAGAGACGTATTACCAGATCCGATTTACAATTCTAAGCTTGTATCTCGCTTAATCAACAAAATGATGCTTGATGGAAAGCGCGGTAAGTCACAAGCTATTCTTTATAGAGCATTCGATTTAGTACAAGAGCGCAGTGGTAAAGAAGCTATGGAAGTATTCGACCAAGCTCTTAAAAACATCATGCCTGTACTAGAAGTTAGAGCACGCCGTGTAGGGGGTTCTAACTACCAAGTTCCTGTAGAAGTACGTCCAGAGCGTCGTACTACTTTAGGTCTTCGTTGGTTAGTAAACTATGCTCGTCTTCGTGGAGAAAAAACGATGGAAGAGCGTTTAGCTAACGAAATCCTTGATGCAGCTAACAACACTGGTGCTGCAGTTAAGAAACGTGAAGATACTCACAAAATGGCAGAAGCTAACAAAGCATTTGCTCATTACCGTTGGTAA
- the rpsL gene encoding 30S ribosomal protein S12, whose translation MPTINQLIRNGRVSKGKKSDSPALNRGYNSFKKAQTNQSSPQKRGVCTRVGTMTPKKPNSALRKYARVRLTNGIEVTAYIPGIGHNLQEHSVVLIRGGRVKDLPGVRYHIVRGALDTAGVDGRMQGRSKYGTKRPKAAKK comes from the coding sequence ATGCCTACTATTAACCAATTAATCCGTAATGGTCGTGTGAGTAAAGGTAAAAAATCTGACTCACCTGCTTTAAACAGAGGTTACAACAGCTTCAAAAAAGCTCAAACTAATCAATCTTCTCCACAAAAACGTGGTGTATGTACACGTGTGGGTACTATGACACCGAAGAAACCGAACTCGGCTCTTCGTAAATATGCTCGTGTACGTTTAACAAACGGTATCGAGGTAACAGCTTATATCCCAGGTATTGGTCACAACTTACAAGAACACAGCGTGGTACTTATCCGCGGTGGACGTGTAAAAGATTTACCAGGGGTACGTTACCATATCGTACGTGGTGCACTTGATACTGCTGGTGTGGATGGCCGTATGCAAGGTCGTTCTAAATATGGTACTAAGCGACCAAAAGCAGCTAAAAAATAA
- a CDS encoding 50S ribosomal protein L7ae-like protein: MSYEKVLQADHIIVGTKQTVKALKKGTVKEVIIAEDADFYVTSIVAKTAQQENVPYTYVPSMRKLGQACRIEVNAATVAIIS, encoded by the coding sequence ATGTCTTATGAAAAAGTATTACAGGCTGATCATATTATTGTAGGAACAAAGCAGACGGTGAAAGCATTAAAAAAAGGTACAGTAAAGGAAGTCATCATTGCTGAAGACGCTGATTTTTATGTCACATCCATTGTGGCAAAAACGGCACAGCAAGAAAACGTTCCGTATACGTATGTCCCTTCTATGCGAAAGCTTGGTCAAGCTTGTAGGATAGAAGTTAACGCTGCAACTGTTGCAATTATTAGTTAA